A section of the Falco rusticolus isolate bFalRus1 chromosome Z, bFalRus1.pri, whole genome shotgun sequence genome encodes:
- the TRIM36 gene encoding E3 ubiquitin-protein ligase TRIM36 isoform X3: protein MAVAADGGRFGYILDLLKRGKVTIKGIERELICPACKELFTHPLILPCQHNVCHKCVKEILFAFEDSSVDGGSESSNQSSPRIRITASVDRIDRITRSASQRKSFGWRGRNASLLVLAGDRFGVYTGRKHNSVTSRLSLFPCPGCQRNIDLGERGINGLFRNFTLETIVERYRQAARAAIAIMCDFCKPPPQESTKSCMDCSASYCNECFKVHHPWGTVKAQHEYVAPTTNFRPKILMCPEHEMEGVNMYCEICRRPVCHLCKLGGYHANHRVTTMSTAYKTLKEKLSKDIKYLIRKESQVKAHITQLDLLLKETECNSERAKEEASQSFEKLFHVLEEKKSAALRAIEASKTLRLEKLQMQAEEYQGLLENNGLVGYAQEVLKETDPSCFVQTAKQLHVRIQKATESLKSFRPAAGATFEDFVVDIAKQEEILGDLSFHSNGLEIPEINEEQSRIYNQALISWECPGNVDSADIYVLEYRKLNREDETEMWQVEVCSKSKVISDLDDDSSYAFRVRGYKGSICSPWSREVVLRTPPAPVFSFLFDDKCGYNSEHLLLNPGRTSVESRAGFPLLLGSERVQVGCYTTLDYIIGDTGIAKGKHFWAFHVEAYSYLVKVGVVSSHKINKLFHNSHDVTSPRYEQDSGHDSGSEDTFSDSSKPCTLVTLGMKKFFIPTTPAAPKDPASRILPLPSCLGICLDCDNGKVGFYDADRMKCLYECKVNCSGIMYPMFALMGGAAIHLEEAVTAKYEEYHDNV, encoded by the exons ATGGCGGTGGCCGCGGACGGCGGCCGCTTCGGCTACATCTTGGACCTGCTGAAGCGGGGCAAG GTTACCATTAAGGGGATCGAAAGGGAGCTCATCTGCCCAGCATGCAAGGAATTATTTACCCATCCGCTGATCCTCCCATGCCAGCACAACGTGTGTCATAAATGTGTGAAAGAAATACTCTTTGCATTCGAAGACTCTTCTGTTGATGGAGGGTCTGAATCCTCTAATCAGAGTAGCCCTCGAATTAGAATCACTGCTAGTGTGGACAGAATTGACAGGATTACTAGATCAG CCTCACAGAGGAAATCTTTTGGGTGGAGAGGTAGAAATGCTTCACTTCTTGTATTGGCTGGAGATA GATTTGGTGTCTacacaggcagaaaacacaATTCAGTGACTTCTAGATTGAGTCTATTTCCTTGTCCGGGTTGCCAGAGGAATATTGATCTTGGAGAACGTGGCATCAATGGCTTATTTCGCAACTTTACTTTGGAAACGATCGTGGAAAGATACAGacaggcagccagggcagccatTGCTATTATGTGTGATTTCTGCAAGCCTCCACCTCAAGAATCCACTAAGAGCTGCATGGACTGCAGTGCAAGCTATTGCAATGAATGTTTCAAAGTACACCATCCTTGGGGAACTGTGAAAGCCCAGCATGAATATGTAGCACCAACCACCAACTTCAGACCTAAG attttgatgTGTCCAGAACATGAAATGGAGGGGGTGAACATGTACTGTGAAATCTGCAGAAGGCCTGTTTGTCACCTTTGTAAACTGGGTGGATATCATGCAAACCATAGAGTAACAACCATGAGCACTGCCTACAAAACGCTTAAG gagaAACTTTCAAAAGATATCAAGTACCTCATCAGGAAGGAGAGCCAGGTGAAAGCTCACATCACCCAGCTggatctgctgctgaaagaaacGGAG TGCAACAGTGAAAGGGCTAAAGAAGAAGCATCTCAGAgttttgagaaattatttcatgtcCTGGAAGAGAAGAAGTCTGCAGCCCTTAGGGCAATTGAAGCTTCTAAGACTTTAAGGCTGGAGAAATTGCAAATGCAAGCAGAAGAATACCAGGGGCTCCTGGAAAATAATGGCCTTGTCGGATATGCCCAAGAAGTGCTTAAAGAGACTGATCCATCTTGTTTTgttcaaacagcaaaacaacttcACGTCAG AATCCAAAAAGCTACCGAATCTCTGAAGAGCTTcaggccagcagctggagctacTTTTGAAGACTTTGTGGTGGACATCGCCAAGCAAGAAGAGATCCTTGGTGACTTGTCTTTCCATTCCAATG GTCTGGAAATACCAGAGATCaatgaagagcaaagcagaataTACAACCAAGCTCTGATCAGCTGGGAATGCCCTGGGAATGTCGACTCGGCTGATATCTATGTCCTTGAATATCGTAAGCTTAATAGAGAAGACGAGACTGAGATGTGGCAGGTCGAAGTTTGCAGCAAGAGCAAAGTAATATCTGATCTTGATGACGACAGCAGCTATGCCTTTAGAGTTCGTGGATATAAAGGCTCCATCTGTAGCCCTTGGAGCCGAGAAGTTGTTTTGCGTactcctccagctccag ttttcagttttctttttgatgaCAAATGTGGGTACAACAGTGAACATCTCCTGCTGAACCCAGGAAGAACCTCTgtggagagcagggctggatttcctctgctgctgggatcTGAGCGCGTGCAGGTCGGATGCTACACAACCTTGGATTACATCATTGGTGACACTGGGATTGCCAAAGGGAAGCACTTCTGGGCTTTTCACGTGGAAGCCTATTCATACCTGGTGAAAGTGGGAGTTGTTTCTAGCCACAAGATAAATAAATTGTTCCATAATAGCCATGACGTGACCAGCCCAAG ATACGAGCAAGACAGTGGTCATGACAGTGGGAGTGAAGATACCTTCTCTGACTCATCGAAGCCTTGCACTCTGGTCACTTTAGGCATGAAGAAGTTCTTCATCCCCACGACACCTGCTGCCCCCAAGGATCCAGCAAGCAGAATCCTTCCCCTGCCATCGTGCTTGGGCATCTGCCTTGATTGTGACAATGGCAAGGTGGGGTTTTATGACGCAGACCGCATGAAATGCCTTTATGAGTGCAAGGTGAACTGCTCTGGCATAATGTACCCAATGTTTGCCTTAATGGGTGGCGCAGCCATTCACCTTGAGGAAGCTGTCACAGCGAAGTATGAGGAGTACCACGACAACGTTTAG
- the TRIM36 gene encoding E3 ubiquitin-protein ligase TRIM36 isoform X1 has translation MAVAADGGRFGYILDLLKRGKVTIKGIERELICPACKELFTHPLILPCQHNVCHKCVKEILFAFEDSSVDGGSESSNQSSPRIRITASVDRIDRITRSGRKHNSVTSRLSLFPCPGCQRNIDLGERGINGLFRNFTLETIVERYRQAARAAIAIMCDFCKPPPQESTKSCMDCSASYCNECFKVHHPWGTVKAQHEYVAPTTNFRPKILMCPEHEMEGVNMYCEICRRPVCHLCKLGGYHANHRVTTMSTAYKTLKEKLSKDIKYLIRKESQVKAHITQLDLLLKETECNSERAKEEASQSFEKLFHVLEEKKSAALRAIEASKTLRLEKLQMQAEEYQGLLENNGLVGYAQEVLKETDPSCFVQTAKQLHVRIQKATESLKSFRPAAGATFEDFVVDIAKQEEILGDLSFHSNGLEIPEINEEQSRIYNQALISWECPGNVDSADIYVLEYRKLNREDETEMWQVEVCSKSKVISDLDDDSSYAFRVRGYKGSICSPWSREVVLRTPPAPVFSFLFDDKCGYNSEHLLLNPGRTSVESRAGFPLLLGSERVQVGCYTTLDYIIGDTGIAKGKHFWAFHVEAYSYLVKVGVVSSHKINKLFHNSHDVTSPRYEQDSGHDSGSEDTFSDSSKPCTLVTLGMKKFFIPTTPAAPKDPASRILPLPSCLGICLDCDNGKVGFYDADRMKCLYECKVNCSGIMYPMFALMGGAAIHLEEAVTAKYEEYHDNV, from the exons ATGGCGGTGGCCGCGGACGGCGGCCGCTTCGGCTACATCTTGGACCTGCTGAAGCGGGGCAAG GTTACCATTAAGGGGATCGAAAGGGAGCTCATCTGCCCAGCATGCAAGGAATTATTTACCCATCCGCTGATCCTCCCATGCCAGCACAACGTGTGTCATAAATGTGTGAAAGAAATACTCTTTGCATTCGAAGACTCTTCTGTTGATGGAGGGTCTGAATCCTCTAATCAGAGTAGCCCTCGAATTAGAATCACTGCTAGTGTGGACAGAATTGACAGGATTACTAGATCAG gcagaaaacacaATTCAGTGACTTCTAGATTGAGTCTATTTCCTTGTCCGGGTTGCCAGAGGAATATTGATCTTGGAGAACGTGGCATCAATGGCTTATTTCGCAACTTTACTTTGGAAACGATCGTGGAAAGATACAGacaggcagccagggcagccatTGCTATTATGTGTGATTTCTGCAAGCCTCCACCTCAAGAATCCACTAAGAGCTGCATGGACTGCAGTGCAAGCTATTGCAATGAATGTTTCAAAGTACACCATCCTTGGGGAACTGTGAAAGCCCAGCATGAATATGTAGCACCAACCACCAACTTCAGACCTAAG attttgatgTGTCCAGAACATGAAATGGAGGGGGTGAACATGTACTGTGAAATCTGCAGAAGGCCTGTTTGTCACCTTTGTAAACTGGGTGGATATCATGCAAACCATAGAGTAACAACCATGAGCACTGCCTACAAAACGCTTAAG gagaAACTTTCAAAAGATATCAAGTACCTCATCAGGAAGGAGAGCCAGGTGAAAGCTCACATCACCCAGCTggatctgctgctgaaagaaacGGAG TGCAACAGTGAAAGGGCTAAAGAAGAAGCATCTCAGAgttttgagaaattatttcatgtcCTGGAAGAGAAGAAGTCTGCAGCCCTTAGGGCAATTGAAGCTTCTAAGACTTTAAGGCTGGAGAAATTGCAAATGCAAGCAGAAGAATACCAGGGGCTCCTGGAAAATAATGGCCTTGTCGGATATGCCCAAGAAGTGCTTAAAGAGACTGATCCATCTTGTTTTgttcaaacagcaaaacaacttcACGTCAG AATCCAAAAAGCTACCGAATCTCTGAAGAGCTTcaggccagcagctggagctacTTTTGAAGACTTTGTGGTGGACATCGCCAAGCAAGAAGAGATCCTTGGTGACTTGTCTTTCCATTCCAATG GTCTGGAAATACCAGAGATCaatgaagagcaaagcagaataTACAACCAAGCTCTGATCAGCTGGGAATGCCCTGGGAATGTCGACTCGGCTGATATCTATGTCCTTGAATATCGTAAGCTTAATAGAGAAGACGAGACTGAGATGTGGCAGGTCGAAGTTTGCAGCAAGAGCAAAGTAATATCTGATCTTGATGACGACAGCAGCTATGCCTTTAGAGTTCGTGGATATAAAGGCTCCATCTGTAGCCCTTGGAGCCGAGAAGTTGTTTTGCGTactcctccagctccag ttttcagttttctttttgatgaCAAATGTGGGTACAACAGTGAACATCTCCTGCTGAACCCAGGAAGAACCTCTgtggagagcagggctggatttcctctgctgctgggatcTGAGCGCGTGCAGGTCGGATGCTACACAACCTTGGATTACATCATTGGTGACACTGGGATTGCCAAAGGGAAGCACTTCTGGGCTTTTCACGTGGAAGCCTATTCATACCTGGTGAAAGTGGGAGTTGTTTCTAGCCACAAGATAAATAAATTGTTCCATAATAGCCATGACGTGACCAGCCCAAG ATACGAGCAAGACAGTGGTCATGACAGTGGGAGTGAAGATACCTTCTCTGACTCATCGAAGCCTTGCACTCTGGTCACTTTAGGCATGAAGAAGTTCTTCATCCCCACGACACCTGCTGCCCCCAAGGATCCAGCAAGCAGAATCCTTCCCCTGCCATCGTGCTTGGGCATCTGCCTTGATTGTGACAATGGCAAGGTGGGGTTTTATGACGCAGACCGCATGAAATGCCTTTATGAGTGCAAGGTGAACTGCTCTGGCATAATGTACCCAATGTTTGCCTTAATGGGTGGCGCAGCCATTCACCTTGAGGAAGCTGTCACAGCGAAGTATGAGGAGTACCACGACAACGTTTAG
- the TRIM36 gene encoding E3 ubiquitin-protein ligase TRIM36 isoform X2, with the protein MEGCQLKSPVTIKGIERELICPACKELFTHPLILPCQHNVCHKCVKEILFAFEDSSVDGGSESSNQSSPRIRITASVDRIDRITRSGRKHNSVTSRLSLFPCPGCQRNIDLGERGINGLFRNFTLETIVERYRQAARAAIAIMCDFCKPPPQESTKSCMDCSASYCNECFKVHHPWGTVKAQHEYVAPTTNFRPKILMCPEHEMEGVNMYCEICRRPVCHLCKLGGYHANHRVTTMSTAYKTLKEKLSKDIKYLIRKESQVKAHITQLDLLLKETECNSERAKEEASQSFEKLFHVLEEKKSAALRAIEASKTLRLEKLQMQAEEYQGLLENNGLVGYAQEVLKETDPSCFVQTAKQLHVRIQKATESLKSFRPAAGATFEDFVVDIAKQEEILGDLSFHSNGLEIPEINEEQSRIYNQALISWECPGNVDSADIYVLEYRKLNREDETEMWQVEVCSKSKVISDLDDDSSYAFRVRGYKGSICSPWSREVVLRTPPAPVFSFLFDDKCGYNSEHLLLNPGRTSVESRAGFPLLLGSERVQVGCYTTLDYIIGDTGIAKGKHFWAFHVEAYSYLVKVGVVSSHKINKLFHNSHDVTSPRYEQDSGHDSGSEDTFSDSSKPCTLVTLGMKKFFIPTTPAAPKDPASRILPLPSCLGICLDCDNGKVGFYDADRMKCLYECKVNCSGIMYPMFALMGGAAIHLEEAVTAKYEEYHDNV; encoded by the exons aTGGAGGGGTGCCAGCTGAAGAGCCCG GTTACCATTAAGGGGATCGAAAGGGAGCTCATCTGCCCAGCATGCAAGGAATTATTTACCCATCCGCTGATCCTCCCATGCCAGCACAACGTGTGTCATAAATGTGTGAAAGAAATACTCTTTGCATTCGAAGACTCTTCTGTTGATGGAGGGTCTGAATCCTCTAATCAGAGTAGCCCTCGAATTAGAATCACTGCTAGTGTGGACAGAATTGACAGGATTACTAGATCAG gcagaaaacacaATTCAGTGACTTCTAGATTGAGTCTATTTCCTTGTCCGGGTTGCCAGAGGAATATTGATCTTGGAGAACGTGGCATCAATGGCTTATTTCGCAACTTTACTTTGGAAACGATCGTGGAAAGATACAGacaggcagccagggcagccatTGCTATTATGTGTGATTTCTGCAAGCCTCCACCTCAAGAATCCACTAAGAGCTGCATGGACTGCAGTGCAAGCTATTGCAATGAATGTTTCAAAGTACACCATCCTTGGGGAACTGTGAAAGCCCAGCATGAATATGTAGCACCAACCACCAACTTCAGACCTAAG attttgatgTGTCCAGAACATGAAATGGAGGGGGTGAACATGTACTGTGAAATCTGCAGAAGGCCTGTTTGTCACCTTTGTAAACTGGGTGGATATCATGCAAACCATAGAGTAACAACCATGAGCACTGCCTACAAAACGCTTAAG gagaAACTTTCAAAAGATATCAAGTACCTCATCAGGAAGGAGAGCCAGGTGAAAGCTCACATCACCCAGCTggatctgctgctgaaagaaacGGAG TGCAACAGTGAAAGGGCTAAAGAAGAAGCATCTCAGAgttttgagaaattatttcatgtcCTGGAAGAGAAGAAGTCTGCAGCCCTTAGGGCAATTGAAGCTTCTAAGACTTTAAGGCTGGAGAAATTGCAAATGCAAGCAGAAGAATACCAGGGGCTCCTGGAAAATAATGGCCTTGTCGGATATGCCCAAGAAGTGCTTAAAGAGACTGATCCATCTTGTTTTgttcaaacagcaaaacaacttcACGTCAG AATCCAAAAAGCTACCGAATCTCTGAAGAGCTTcaggccagcagctggagctacTTTTGAAGACTTTGTGGTGGACATCGCCAAGCAAGAAGAGATCCTTGGTGACTTGTCTTTCCATTCCAATG GTCTGGAAATACCAGAGATCaatgaagagcaaagcagaataTACAACCAAGCTCTGATCAGCTGGGAATGCCCTGGGAATGTCGACTCGGCTGATATCTATGTCCTTGAATATCGTAAGCTTAATAGAGAAGACGAGACTGAGATGTGGCAGGTCGAAGTTTGCAGCAAGAGCAAAGTAATATCTGATCTTGATGACGACAGCAGCTATGCCTTTAGAGTTCGTGGATATAAAGGCTCCATCTGTAGCCCTTGGAGCCGAGAAGTTGTTTTGCGTactcctccagctccag ttttcagttttctttttgatgaCAAATGTGGGTACAACAGTGAACATCTCCTGCTGAACCCAGGAAGAACCTCTgtggagagcagggctggatttcctctgctgctgggatcTGAGCGCGTGCAGGTCGGATGCTACACAACCTTGGATTACATCATTGGTGACACTGGGATTGCCAAAGGGAAGCACTTCTGGGCTTTTCACGTGGAAGCCTATTCATACCTGGTGAAAGTGGGAGTTGTTTCTAGCCACAAGATAAATAAATTGTTCCATAATAGCCATGACGTGACCAGCCCAAG ATACGAGCAAGACAGTGGTCATGACAGTGGGAGTGAAGATACCTTCTCTGACTCATCGAAGCCTTGCACTCTGGTCACTTTAGGCATGAAGAAGTTCTTCATCCCCACGACACCTGCTGCCCCCAAGGATCCAGCAAGCAGAATCCTTCCCCTGCCATCGTGCTTGGGCATCTGCCTTGATTGTGACAATGGCAAGGTGGGGTTTTATGACGCAGACCGCATGAAATGCCTTTATGAGTGCAAGGTGAACTGCTCTGGCATAATGTACCCAATGTTTGCCTTAATGGGTGGCGCAGCCATTCACCTTGAGGAAGCTGTCACAGCGAAGTATGAGGAGTACCACGACAACGTTTAG